A genome region from Flavobacterium sp. includes the following:
- the lpxD gene encoding UDP-3-O-(3-hydroxymyristoyl)glucosamine N-acyltransferase, whose translation MKFTAEQIAGILEGEVVGNPNAEVSKLSKIEEGEEGSLTFLANPKYINFIYTTKATVTIVNDSFIPEQEISTTLIKVEDAYASFSKLLHFYNQVKLNKSGIEPQSYMSEGTKHGENLYLGSFSYVGNNVVLGNNVKIYPNSFIGDNVVIGDNVFIFAGAKIYSETVIGNNCTIHSGTIIGADGFGFVPNEEGVYSKVPQIGNVIIEDNVDIGANTTIDRATLGSTIIRQGVKLDNQIQIAHNVEIGKNTVIAAQSGVAGSTKIGENCMIGGQVGIAGHLLIGNNVRLQAQSGVARNIKDDEVLQGSPSLGYSDFNKSYVHFKNFPKIVAEVEELKKQIINPKNGNNG comes from the coding sequence ATGAAATTTACAGCAGAACAAATAGCAGGAATTTTAGAAGGAGAAGTTGTTGGAAATCCCAACGCAGAAGTTTCTAAGCTTTCTAAGATAGAAGAAGGGGAAGAAGGATCTCTTACTTTTTTGGCTAACCCCAAGTATATCAATTTTATATATACAACAAAAGCAACTGTTACAATTGTTAACGACAGCTTTATCCCTGAACAGGAAATCTCTACTACATTAATAAAGGTTGAAGATGCTTATGCGTCTTTCTCTAAACTATTGCATTTTTACAATCAGGTAAAACTGAATAAAAGCGGAATAGAACCGCAATCCTATATGTCTGAAGGAACTAAACATGGAGAAAATCTATATTTAGGAAGTTTTAGTTACGTAGGAAACAATGTAGTTTTAGGAAATAATGTAAAAATATATCCAAACAGTTTTATTGGCGATAATGTTGTTATTGGTGATAATGTGTTTATTTTTGCCGGCGCAAAAATTTATTCAGAAACTGTAATTGGAAATAATTGCACAATTCATTCAGGAACAATTATAGGCGCAGATGGTTTTGGATTTGTTCCAAACGAGGAAGGTGTATATAGTAAAGTACCTCAAATTGGAAATGTTATTATCGAAGATAACGTTGATATTGGTGCTAATACAACAATAGACAGAGCAACTCTGGGTTCTACGATTATCAGACAAGGAGTTAAATTAGACAATCAGATACAAATTGCTCATAATGTTGAAATTGGTAAAAATACTGTAATTGCTGCTCAAAGCGGGGTTGCAGGTTCTACTAAAATCGGCGAAAATTGTATGATTGGCGGACAAGTTGGTATCGCAGGCCACTTACTTATAGGAAATAATGTGAGACTTCAGGCACAGTCAGGAGTTGCAAGAAACATTAAAGATGATGAAGTTTTACAAGGTTCACCATCTCTTGGATATAGTGATTTTAATAAATCGTATGTTCACTTTAAAAACTTTCCTAAGATAGTAGCTGAAGTTGAAGAATTAAAAAAACAAATAATAAACCCAAAAAATGGAAATAATGGTTAA
- a CDS encoding bifunctional UDP-3-O-[3-hydroxymyristoyl] N-acetylglucosamine deacetylase/3-hydroxyacyl-ACP dehydratase has translation MVKQKTIKNEISLTGVGLHTGKEVTMTFKPAPINNGFTFVRVDLQGQPVIEADANYVVNTQRGTNLEKLGVKIQTPEHVLAAVVGCDLDNIIIELNASELPIMDGSSKYFVEAIEKAGIEEQDAQRNVYVVKEVISFTDEATGSEILVMPSDEYQVTTMVDFGTKVLGTQNATLKSLSDFKEEIASSRTFSFLHELESLLEHGLIKGGDLNNAIVYVDKEISESTMASLKKAFGKEEISVKPNGVLDNLTLHYPNEAARHKLLDVIGDLSLIGVRIQGKIIANKPGHFVNTQFAKKLAKIIKIEQRNHVPVYDLNQEPLMDIHKIMSMLPHRPPFLLIDRIIEMSDRHVVGLKNVTMNENFFVGHFPEAPVMPGVLIVEAMAQTGGILVLSTVPDPENYLTYFMKIDNVKFKHKVLPGDTLIFKCELISPIRRGICHMQANAYANGKLVTEAELMAQIARKQ, from the coding sequence ATGGTTAAACAGAAAACCATCAAAAATGAAATTTCACTAACAGGAGTTGGATTACACACTGGTAAAGAAGTTACAATGACTTTTAAACCAGCTCCAATTAATAATGGTTTCACTTTTGTAAGAGTAGATTTGCAAGGCCAGCCAGTCATTGAGGCTGACGCTAATTATGTTGTTAATACGCAAAGAGGAACTAATTTAGAAAAATTAGGTGTTAAAATACAAACTCCAGAACACGTTTTAGCTGCTGTAGTTGGCTGCGATTTGGATAATATTATTATTGAATTGAATGCCTCTGAACTACCTATTATGGATGGTTCATCAAAATATTTTGTTGAAGCGATTGAAAAAGCAGGGATTGAAGAGCAAGACGCACAGCGTAATGTTTATGTTGTAAAAGAAGTTATTTCATTTACTGATGAAGCAACAGGAAGTGAAATTCTTGTTATGCCTAGCGATGAATATCAGGTTACTACAATGGTAGATTTTGGTACAAAAGTTTTAGGAACTCAAAATGCTACACTTAAAAGCCTTTCTGATTTTAAAGAAGAAATTGCAAGTTCAAGAACTTTCAGTTTCTTACACGAATTAGAATCATTATTAGAGCACGGTTTAATTAAAGGCGGAGACTTAAATAATGCTATTGTTTATGTAGATAAAGAAATCTCAGAGTCTACAATGGCTAGTTTAAAGAAAGCTTTTGGTAAAGAAGAAATCTCTGTAAAACCAAACGGAGTTTTAGATAACCTTACTTTGCATTATCCAAACGAAGCTGCAAGACACAAATTACTTGATGTTATTGGAGATTTATCTCTAATTGGAGTTCGTATTCAAGGAAAAATCATTGCAAACAAACCAGGTCATTTCGTAAATACACAGTTTGCTAAAAAACTGGCAAAAATCATTAAAATCGAACAAAGAAACCATGTTCCTGTTTATGATTTAAATCAGGAGCCATTGATGGATATTCACAAAATCATGTCAATGCTTCCTCACAGACCTCCATTCTTGTTGATTGACAGAATTATAGAAATGTCTGATCGTCACGTTGTAGGTTTGAAAAATGTTACTATGAATGAGAATTTCTTCGTAGGGCATTTCCCTGAAGCGCCGGTAATGCCGGGAGTTTTAATCGTTGAAGCGATGGCACAAACTGGAGGGATTTTAGTTTTAAGTACAGTTCCGGATCCTGAAAATTACTTAACATATTTCATGAAAATCGATAATGTTAAGTTCAAACATAAAGTATTGCCAGGTGACACGTTAATTTTCAAATGCGAATTGATTTCTCCTATCAGAAGAGGAATCTGCCACATGCAGGCAAATGCTTACGCAAACGGAAAATTAGTTACCGAAGCAGAATTAATGGCACAAATTGCAAGAAAACAATAA
- the lpxA gene encoding acyl-ACP--UDP-N-acetylglucosamine O-acyltransferase: MNQPLAYVHPGAKIAKNVVIEPFTTIHNNVVIGDGTWIGSNVTIMEGARIGKNCNIFPGAVISAVPQDLKFGGEDSLAIIGDNCTIRECVTINRGTIASGQTILGNNCLVMAYAHIAHDCEIGNNAIIVNGVALAGHVVVGNHAVIGGLAAIHQFIHIGDHAMISGGSLVRKDVPPYTKAAKEPLSYVGINSVGLRRRGFSTEKIREIQEIYRILYQKNYNTTQALSIIEAEMEATPERDEILDFIRNSSRGIMKGYSGNY; this comes from the coding sequence ATGAATCAACCATTAGCATATGTTCATCCTGGCGCGAAAATCGCTAAAAATGTTGTAATCGAACCATTTACAACAATTCACAATAATGTTGTTATTGGTGATGGTACTTGGATTGGTTCAAACGTGACCATTATGGAAGGAGCTCGAATTGGTAAAAATTGCAATATTTTTCCGGGAGCTGTAATTTCTGCTGTACCACAGGATTTAAAATTTGGTGGAGAAGATTCTTTGGCAATTATTGGAGACAATTGTACAATTAGAGAATGTGTTACTATAAACAGAGGTACAATTGCTTCCGGACAGACTATTCTGGGTAACAATTGTTTAGTTATGGCTTATGCCCACATTGCACACGATTGTGAAATTGGAAACAATGCCATTATTGTAAACGGAGTTGCTTTGGCAGGTCACGTAGTTGTGGGTAATCACGCCGTAATTGGAGGTTTGGCAGCAATTCACCAATTTATTCATATTGGAGATCACGCTATGATTTCTGGAGGATCTTTGGTTAGAAAAGATGTTCCGCCTTACACAAAAGCAGCTAAAGAACCATTATCATATGTAGGTATCAATTCAGTTGGTTTAAGAAGAAGAGGATTTAGTACTGAAAAAATTAGAGAAATTCAGGAAATTTACAGAATTTTATATCAAAAGAATTACAATACAACACAAGCTTTAAGTATTATTGAAGCAGAAATGGAAGCTACTCCTGAGAGAGATGAAATTCTTGATTTTATCAGAAACTCATCACGAGGAATTATGAAAGGTTATTCAGGTAATTATTAA
- a CDS encoding HD domain-containing protein: MTQINKLKIFNDPIYGFITIPNELIYDLIQHPYFQRLRRISQMGLSYLVYPGANHTRFHHALGCMHLMQKAVESLRFKGVAISNDEECALLIAILLHDIGHGPFSHAMEKSIVEDVNHEAISLLFMNRLNDEFGGRLSLAIQVFRGEYHRKFMLQLISSQLDMDRMDYLKRDSFYTGVAEGNVNSERLIQMMNVVDDVLVIEEKGIYSVEKFLLSRRLMYWQAYLHKTSLVAELILMKVLKRAKELTLKGVKLPCSEPLMYFMQNKITLEDFDAEKLDLFSQLDDFDIISALKAWQRNSDFILSTLSKMIINRDLLKIKLSADKIPMEESQSLKEEFAEAHNISALDAGYFIFRGKIKNQAYSKAAEPIRILKKDKTIEDVVEASDQLNLKSLSKLVTKYYICFPKQLI; the protein is encoded by the coding sequence GTGACTCAAATTAACAAATTAAAAATATTTAATGACCCAATTTACGGGTTTATAACAATACCGAACGAACTAATCTACGACTTAATCCAGCACCCTTATTTTCAGCGTTTGCGACGTATTTCGCAAATGGGGTTGTCGTATTTGGTTTACCCGGGTGCAAATCATACACGTTTTCATCATGCGCTGGGCTGTATGCATTTAATGCAAAAGGCTGTTGAAAGCCTTCGTTTTAAAGGTGTTGCGATTTCAAATGATGAAGAATGTGCTCTGTTGATTGCGATTTTACTGCATGATATTGGGCACGGGCCATTTTCGCATGCTATGGAAAAAAGCATTGTTGAAGATGTAAATCATGAAGCTATTTCATTATTGTTTATGAATAGGCTGAATGATGAATTTGGAGGAAGATTAAGTTTAGCAATTCAGGTTTTTAGAGGAGAATATCATCGAAAATTCATGTTGCAATTGATTTCAAGTCAATTAGATATGGATAGAATGGATTATCTTAAACGAGATAGTTTTTATACCGGAGTTGCAGAAGGAAATGTGAATTCTGAACGTTTGATTCAGATGATGAATGTAGTAGATGATGTTTTGGTTATCGAAGAAAAAGGAATCTATTCTGTAGAAAAATTTCTGCTTTCGAGGAGATTAATGTACTGGCAGGCTTATTTGCATAAAACGAGTCTGGTAGCCGAATTAATTTTAATGAAAGTACTAAAAAGAGCTAAAGAACTAACTCTAAAAGGTGTTAAACTGCCTTGCAGCGAACCGCTTATGTATTTTATGCAAAACAAAATTACACTTGAAGATTTTGATGCTGAAAAACTGGATTTGTTCTCTCAACTAGATGACTTTGATATTATAAGTGCTTTAAAAGCATGGCAAAGAAATAGTGATTTCATTCTTTCTACTTTAAGTAAAATGATTATTAACAGAGATTTGCTGAAAATTAAATTAAGTGCAGACAAAATTCCGATGGAAGAATCGCAGTCTTTAAAAGAAGAATTTGCAGAAGCACACAATATTTCAGCATTAGATGCGGGTTATTTTATTTTTAGAGGGAAAATTAAGAATCAGGCCTATAGTAAAGCTGCTGAACCAATACGAATTTTGAAAAAAGATAAAACAATTGAAGACGTTGTTGAAGCTTCTGATCAGTTGAATTTGAAATCGTTATCTAAATTGGTGACAAAATATTACATCTGTTTTCCAAAACAACTTATCTAA
- the efp gene encoding elongation factor P has product MASTSDIRNGLCIKFNHDIYKIIEFLHVKPGKGPAFVRTKLKSLTSGKVLDNTFSAGHKIDVIRVETHTFQFLYPEGDEFHFMNAETFEQISLNKNILDAPELLKEGTNVMVQINTETDLPLSVDMPTSVILEVTYAEPGVKGNTATNATKNATVETGANINVPLFINEGDKIKIDTATGSYMERVKE; this is encoded by the coding sequence ATGGCATCTACATCAGATATTAGAAACGGATTGTGTATTAAATTTAATCACGATATCTATAAAATTATTGAATTTCTTCACGTAAAACCTGGAAAAGGACCAGCTTTCGTAAGAACAAAGTTGAAAAGTTTAACTTCTGGAAAAGTATTAGATAATACTTTTTCTGCAGGTCACAAAATTGACGTTATTCGTGTTGAAACACATACATTCCAGTTTTTATATCCAGAAGGTGATGAATTTCACTTTATGAATGCTGAGACGTTTGAGCAGATTTCTTTAAACAAAAATATTTTGGATGCTCCGGAATTATTGAAAGAAGGAACAAACGTAATGGTTCAGATTAATACTGAAACAGATTTGCCATTATCAGTAGATATGCCAACTTCTGTAATTCTTGAAGTTACTTATGCTGAGCCAGGTGTAAAAGGAAACACTGCTACAAATGCTACTAAAAATGCTACAGTAGAAACAGGCGCTAATATTAACGTTCCTTTGTTTATTAATGAAGGAGACAAAATTAAAATTGACACGGCTACAGGTTCTTACATGGAGCGTGTAAAAGAATAA